GACTAACCAACCTGCGGACCAGCCGGCCGCTCGCGTCATACACGCTTAGCGCGGCAATGCCGGCATGCGCGATGCTAAAGCTGACTGCAACGTTCCCGCTGGCCGGGTTTGGTCCCAGCTCAAGCCGAGAATGGGGTGTATGCGCTTGTTCGGCAATGTTCGAGCCACCCACGACAACGTCCTCGAGCGGCCCCTGGTCTCCCCAGCCCCACGCTGCGTTGTAACCGCGCACGCGGTAGTAGTAACGGCCCGGAACCCTGCCTGTCACCTGATACAGCGTGTCGGTGATGCTGTTGGAAATGACCGTGCGGTTCGAGAAACTTGGTACCGGCCAGACATCGTCCACGTAAACGCCTGAGTTGGTCGTACCATCGTCAGTCATATAGCGAAAGCGGATGAAGACTGACTTGCCGGCCCAAGGCTGAAGTGAGAACGACTTGCGTATCCAGCCGGACGAGTTACCGGTAAGCCGGTCGTGGAGCTGAAACCACTCTTTGCCTTCGAGCGATACTTCGGCCACCGTTACATCGTAGTTACTCTCAGTGTTATACCATATCCAGTAGCGGAGGCTGTCCCCGGGGTTAACCGGGTACGGATCCTTGGTCATCGCGTAGTTTGAAATGTTGTTGCCCGTGCCCAGGTAGATACTATAGGTTCCTGAATGTTTCTGGCTCGTTGACTGGGATGCGCCCTGCAGGGTCCATTTGCCAGTCCCGGACTCGAACCCGTCCTCGACCACGACCAGGCCAGAGAGTTCCTCCAGCTCCCACTTTGTCGGATGGTTTTGTTCCGGCCGAATCGGTGTCCAGTGGAGCGTGAAGTCGCCGAATGCCGAGTCAATCGGCGCCAGTATCGGCCGCGGCACCGTACCCTCAAGCGAGTTGATAATGTCGCTTGCCTGCTGGGCCAGGTAGAACGAACCCTTGAATGCTTCAGTCTGTATCTTATTTAGGTCCGTCGTGCTCTGGTAGAATGTCGTACCCAATTCACAGCAGAACGACATGCAAGGAAAACCACCGATGTAATGGGCCCAGCCATAGAACCAGTCGTCTGAGCCGCCGTTTGTTGGATATAGCTGGTCCGAGCGCTGCGGGGTATAAGTTCCGCCGGAAAGCTTCGAAATGCGACTGGCAACCTGTTGGCCAAGGCTCGAATAGTAGGTATTATCCGGCGTGTTCTCACCGTGGCCATAGGGCCACAGAATCAGTTCGGAGTAAGAATGGAACTCGATGCAGGCCACGATTGTGCGCTGTTTGAAGAACTCGCACAGTGCACCGATTTCCTTACCCCATGCTCCTGAGGCACCAAAAAATGTCTCGTCTGAAGGTAGATGTGATGTTCGCGAGCCGCGAACCAGCGAACCCCAGTCAGCCATCCGGTTGCCGCTGCACACACCGTTGAAGTCGCGGTTGTCGTCGCATCCGTATGAGCTGCCGAATGGCTGACGGTTCTTGCGCCAACTCCGCTGGCTCGGATAGTCGTAGGCAAATCCGTCAGCATTGACAATCGGGAAGACCCAGATTTCACGGTTGTCAACGAGGTCTCGGAAACTCGTATTGGCCGCATAGTTGCGAACCAGTGTGTCGGCGATGTGCCGGCACACCTGGCCTGCGGCCCACTCACGGGCGTGCACCTGGCCCATGAACATCACCTCGGGTTCGTCCTCGTCCAGACTCGGGTTGTCCGAGATCTTGACCCCGAGTATCCAACGTCCCTCGTGGGTTGGGCCAAAGCTGTCGAGCTTGCAGATGGCTGGATAGGAAGAAGCCAGATTGCGCAGGATGCTCTTCATCGAGTCGTATGAGCAGTAGAAGCCCAACTCGGCAGCTTCCAGGCGTCGGGTGTCAAGGTCATCAATGATTACTTCGCTGGGCAGCCCGCATCCGGTCACAAGCGCCAGCTCGGCCCGGTCACAGATAAGGTCATAGGACTCTCCGGGCACGGCTCCCGCAATCTGAATTGACGTGCCCTTGAATGGTATGTGCTCGTACAACTGCCAGTAGTCGGTCGCCCGGACCCGGACGACCGTCTGACCAGCAAGCGCCGTGCCAGCAGCAAGAAGTGCGGCAGCAGAGAACTTCAGCGTCTTTACGAACACCGACGACAAATCACACCTCCTCTAGGTATTATGCTTTGTTATACCGAGTATCAGACATAGGACGGGTACATGGCTAGGCATCTTCTCAGCCGGAACAAACTCCACGTCGAATAAGTCTAGACATTACATCGCCAATGTCAAACCGCCTGAAACCGTCCTCGCTTCGCTTGACCTGACCGCAACGACAGTGTATAAGAAACAATGTCCAAAAAGCCGGAAAGAACTCGAAGCCGCGCTGTCTTTGGAATCCAGGGACGCATCCTGTTCTGGCTGCTGATTGTCGGCATCGCCCCGGTTGTTATCACGTCGGTACTCGGCCATCTGACAATGACCCGGAGCGCCCTTGAGGCCGCGGCCGAACGATTGGTCAGAATCTCAAGCGAAACCGCTTCGGCCATTGACTCAAGGATTCGCAACCTAATTCTCGAAGCTGGCCATCTATGTACCCAGTCTCCTGCTTTTCAGGAAGAAGTAGTCAGGGCCGCTCGCAGCCCACGACTCTCCGCAGCCGAGCTTGCCAGGGTCTGGCCGGCCGACTCGGCTCGGCTGACTGATGCCCTATTGGCCAGCAGGGTCAGCCAGGAACTGGTCCGTTTCCTGCACGGGCATCAGGGACAGTTCGAACGGCTTATCGTAACCGACCTTTCCGGCGTTGTCCTGGGAGCGTCCGGACCTCTTCCTTCGCTTCTTTTCCAGTCGGACAGTCTGTTAGCAGGCAGCCAGTTCAACTACACCATTGATCAGGAACTACTGGAGGTTGTTGCCCAGGTCGTTGCACCTGGCGGTGGTCCGGTTGTCGGAATCCTTCGAGCGTATTCCCGGACGAGCGACCTGCAAGAACTGATCGAAGACATAAAAATCGGCCAGACCGGCTTCGCGGCACTGCTCGCTAGCACCGGCGAGGTCCTGTTCGCATCGCCGGAACTAGAAGTCGGCACAAGATTAGGCGAGACCGGCCTGGTCAGTCGGCTCACAACTGAGTACCCATCCTGGTTCCAGGGCCGCGGTCTGAACAACCAGACACATTCGGTCATTGCTCTCGCACCTGTATCGGTGACCCGGGGCCCTAGTCATGCCAAGCTGGGTGGAGCCTCATGGGTTGTCTTAGTCGAGCAGAGCAAGGCTGAAGTCCTTGCTGCACCGCACCAGTTCGGTCGTATCGCGGTTCTAGTCGTCCTCCTGACGGCTGCGGTGGTACTGGTCGTCGGCCTTTTCCTGTCCGAGCGGGTCGTCCAGCCGCTGCGTCGGCTGCGTGTCGGTGCGCGTCAACTCGCCGACGGCCGGCTCGACACGAATCTCGACCTGCGCACCGGAGATGAAATCGAGGACCTGGCACTCGAATTCATGACCATGGCCAACCGACTCACCGAGCTGCACGGCAGCCTCGAACGGAAAGTTAGCCAGGCCACCCAGGAGCTGGACGAACGGAACAAGTCCCTGCAGGCCATCCTCCTGGCCCTGGCTGAAGGTCTAGTAGTTATCGGCCCGGACCGTCGTATTGTTCTCTGGAACCGTGCGGCCGAACAGATGACCGGATTCTCGGCCACTCAAGCTGTCGGCCGGCCTTGTGACGAAGTACTCAGACCTGCATCCACTGATTCCGCGACTGTCTGCGACCTGGCCTGCCGGCTCCTAGAGCCCCCTCTGGCTACTCCCTCGCCGGCTACTCCCTCGACCACATCGGTGCTGACCGCTGAGGGCCGGGTTCTACCGGTCGGACTAAGCGCCGCACCACTTCAGGACGAAGCCGGCAGGAGAACCGGTTGCGTCATAGTCCTGCGGGACCTGTCCCGCGAGCAAGAAATGGACCGTCTCAAGTCTGACATGGTCTCGATTGTCTCGCACGAACTGCGCACACCGCTTGGTCCGCTCATCGGGTTTGCCGAACTGCTCAGAGACAACTCTCTGCCGGAAGAAAAGCGGCGGCACTATTTGGACATCATTATCGAACAGGCGCGCCGGCTTTCCGGTCTCGTTGACAATTTCCTCACCTTGTCCCAGATTGAAGCCGGCCGATTCGAGCTGCATCTTGAAGACACAGACCTACGCCGGCTTGCTGAGGACGTCATTGCCATTGAATCAGCTCACGCGCCGATGCACCGGCTCCGAAACGAAATTCCCCCGGACCTGCCGACGGTACGGGCTGACCCGGACAGAATCCGCCGGGTTATTCATAACCTGGTTTCCAACGCTATCAAGTACTCACCCGAAGGTGGCACCGTTACGATCGCGGCCAGACCGGTGGGTGAAGAAGTAGAGGTCAGCGTCTCGGACCAGGGTGTCGGCATCCGGCGCGAAGACCTGTCCCGGCTGTTCGAGCGATTCCAGCGCATGCACAAAGAAGACCTGCCCGATGTCCGCGGCACCGGCCTTGGCCTTTCAATCTGCAAGAGCATTGTCGAAGAACACGGCGGCACGATGCGGGTAGAATCCCGCTACGGCAAAGGCAGCACCTTTTACTTCCGCCTTCCCAGAACCGGCCCGGCGGCCTAACAACCGGCAACAGACCAATCAGCCGGGAAACCGGCCCTCGAGTCCCATCTCCAACCAGCCGGGAAATCGGCCTGCCAATCGGCTCACCAATCAACCTGGAAATCGGCCTCCAGACTAGCTTGGGAATCCGCTAGTCAAACAGCTCACCTGCCGGCAGGGAAATCAACCGACCAACCGGTCCCTAGACCAGCTTGCCGGCCAGCCCGGCAACCAGCCTGACAATCGGCTGACAAACCAGCCCGGCAAACAGCTCGGAAATCTGCCGGCCAACCAGCTTGCCAGTCTGCCAGCCTTGCGACCTGACAACCAGCCTACCAATCAGCCTACCAATAGACCCCCATACGGAAAAACTTCACTTACGAGCGCATGGAGCGGGACATGAACGAACTTCCCTCACTCCGTATCGTATCCTAAGGCCGTCCGTCCTTGACCTCCTCGTGTTCTGCGTGATTTCACTGCTTTCCCATCCCTATCCGTGTGCGCCTGCGCCTAGCCGCGTTCACTTCTCTTGCCGGCCAGAACCTTGGCGTCCTTGGCGGTTCCTCCGGTTTGTTGTTTTCCTTTACGAATTCGGCCAAAAACAGCATATATATGATTGAGAACAGAAATGAAGACCCTGAAGCTCGACTCAGAAACGATGAAGCTCCTCGACCGCATCCGGGCCGAGGCCGACACCCTGATGCTCGACGGCCTTGATTTCGACCTCGCCGAACAAGCAGTCCGGGAGCTTGCCCGGCCTGCCCTGGACAAGGTCAAGATGACCCGATTGCAGCAGGACCAGTACCGCTGGTACCTGCGCGAACTGACCGGGCTCCTGGCAGCCAGAACCGGCTGGGACCTCGCCTTTGAGCTGGAACTGCTCCTGCGCAAATGGACAGCGCTCGGGCTCGCGTCCGACATCCTTCAAGCCGCCCTGCGCCAGGTCTACACCGGACTCGTAGCACCGCAGAAACCGGGAGTAAGCAGTGAAACAAGCGCACTGCGAGACAGCAGGACAAACCGACAGCCGGACAGTAAGACAGCAAACTGCCAGTCTATTCCCCTTCCGGTTGCTCCCTCTTCTGCCACTTTCGATTCCGAGACACGCGATGGGTAAGAAGAAGCGCCCCCTGCCTCCATCCGGGCCGCCGCTCGGCCCGAAAGAGGAACTCAGCCGCATCGTAGCCGGCCTGGACTGCCCGGAAGAACAGCGTCCCTTCTACCTTACCTTTGCCTGGGAGCTCTACCACACCCTGCGCCAGCCGCCGGTTCCAGGCTTCTCCCACTATACCCAGCGCGTCGTGCTCAAATGGTTTCACCGGGGACTCTCCGGCCGACTGCTCTGGCACATAGGCCAGCAAATCGTCCGCTGGCGGTTCTCATCAGAGGCAGGCCATGGAAAGAACGATTGACGAAATACGTGCGGCCTATGCCTGGCAGATGGCGGCCGGAATGTGCCCGCCCAGCCTCAAATGCAGCACGCAGGAACAACTTGACCACTTCTGCCAGGCGCGAATATACGACCGCTCGCTGGTCATGCTGACCAGGCCGGTCCTGCTGGAACGCGGCATTCCCGGCGGCGAACACATCTACTACTACGCCTTTGCCCGGGCCCTGGCCCGGCTGTGCCGCATCTACTCATCCCGGACCCTGCTCCGGGCTACCGAAGACCTCATTGACCGATGGGAGTTCCGGGGCCTGGACTTGGCCACGCTCCTTGCGCTGCGGAACAAGGTCTACGGCTTCGCGGGCCAGCCTGAGAGGGAACAGTGAGCAGCGGGAAAGGAAACAGCAAGAAAGGAGACAGCAAGACAGCCATCTTTGCGCCTCTCCGGCTCTCCGGCTGTCTCCCTGTCCCGCTGTCCGGCTCGCTCGCTGTCCTGCCGTCCGCCTGCTATCGGTCTTACTGTCCTCGGGCCATCCGCACGCAGGTCTTCAACATCGGTCCGCCGACGCCGTAGGCCGCTGTCGGATTTATGCACGAGCGCTTGACATAAAAGTCGACAGAGGTATAATGACCTATCATGAACTACGGAGCCCTCGATGAGCAATAGACAGCAATCCCTTGGTGTGCGGCTCAGGGCCCTGCGCGAGCGGCAAGGCCTGAGCCAGGAGGCTCTTGCCGGCCAGCTAGGCATTCCGCGTTCATCTCTGTCACAGGTCGAAGCCGGCCGCAGGAATGTCACGGCCGACGAACTCGTCCGGCTGGCTGACCTGCTCGGTGTGAGCTGTGACGTCCTGCTCGGCTTGGAGAAGGAGCCGGAAGTCGTTCTGGCAAAAGACGCTCCAGCGAGGTCGGCGGCAGGTGGAATGCGCATCAGTGTACCGCAGAAAAACCTGGCCAAGTTCCGCGAGGTGCTGCTGTACGTGCTTAGCCGAATCGGGGCCAGGCCGCATGTCGGCGAAACGGTGCTCTACAAACTACTCTACTTCATTGACTTCGACTACTACGAGAAATACGAAGAGCAGCTCATCGGCGCGACCTATGTCGCCAACAAGTATGGACCCACGCCGGTAGAGTTCCATAAGATTGTCGAAAGAATGGAAAAGGAAGGCGCGCTGGTTAGAGTGAGGAACCAACACTTCCAGTACGAGCAACGCAAGTACCTCCCGCTGCGCGAACCGGACACGTCGGTCCTGACCGGGCCGGAGCTCGCGCTGATAGACGACGTGCTCAAGCGGCTGGGCGACATGAACGCCGCCCAGATCAGCGCGTGGTCACACAACGACGTGCCCTGGCTCGGTACCAAGCCCGGCAAGGTGATTCCTTACGAAGCGGTGTTCTACCGCGTTCCGCCTTACTCCCAGCGTGAGTACGCCGAGGCCGATTAGCGCGGTTGTCCGGCTACCGGAATTCGAGCGCGACTTCGCACGCCTGCTCAGGAAGTATCGTACCCTGGAAGACGACCTGGTCTTCTTCACTGAATACGCGCTGAGGCTGTTCCACGAAAAGGGTCTTCCGACCGGCCGCATAGAGCGCGTCGCAGGGCTCGGTTTCGACGAACCGCCGGTGTACGTGGCTAAGAAGTTCGCGTGTCAGGCTCTCAAGAGCAAAGGTTCGTGTACCGGAATCCGCGTTGTTTGGGCCTGGTTCCCGGATGAAGGTCGTATCGAGTTTGCTGAAATCTACCTGAAAGCGGACAAGGCGGTCGAAGACAAGCAACGACTAAAGAAGCGCTATGGCAGGAGTGGCTAAGCTATGCGACGCTCAACCCACGTCGCAGTCGGCGCCTTCGCCGCCTGTGGCGCTGAGCTGATTCGGTGCTTTGTGAACAAGGAACAGGTCGACTGGCTCAAAGTGGCTGCGGCGGGTCTGGTCGGCGGGTGCGTGGCGGTCGCACCGGACCTGCTGGAACCTGCCCTGCACCCGAACCATCGCGGTCTGTTCCACGGCCTCGCAACGGGAGGCGCCGCCGTCTACGGTGCAGTGAAGAACACCAAAGCGACCGCGCCTGACACCTGGCTCAGGTTGCTGGGTCGGTCGGCCGCCATCGGCTACCTCTCCCACTTAGTCTTGGACGCTACCACGCCCAAGGGTCTACCAATTGTAGGCTGACTGAACTAGACAGCTTCCCTCCCTCGCCGATGGTGACAAACTCATCCGCAAAGGTGTGGCCGGCGAATCACTGGCCTTGGAAGCCGGGCTGCAGATAGGGCTGTGGGTGGGCCGAGGGCTTGTGCAGTCGGTTCTCGAGAGTATCAGGACTCAGGTATTCAACATCGGACCACCCACGCCCTAGCGTTTCCCCCAAGGGGTTACAGGTGCACGTGCAACGACCAAGGGGAGTTGCGTACACCGCCTTAGGGGCGGGTAGCCCCTGAGGTGCGGGGTTTGGGGAAAACGCAGGACTGTGGGTAGACAGAGGCCTGACTCAGTCAGTACTGGAGGCCATCCGGACGCAGGTCTTCAACATCGGTCCGCCGACGCCGTAGCTGTTTGCGCTGGCGGTAGGAATGTCAAGGCCCAAGACCTGACCCCTCATGCTGGGGCACCGACGCCGCAGACGCTCACCGACTCGCGGCCCCGCGAGGAAGAATCGTTTGCTATGTCCCCGGTAACTCCCGCTTGACCACTGGCCCGGATTCGGTACGCTACTTCGAGGTGACAGGCATCATTGCGGGCATTATCGCTTCCGTTGCGGCGGTCGCTGCGGCGGCCGTCATTCTGTACCGGTCAACCCCTCGACAACGCGCCCGGCGCGCAAGACGTTCGCTGGAACAGGGCAGCGCCGCCCTGGCCGCAGGCAGGCTCGGCCGGGCCGCGCGGCATTTCCAGCAGGCCGGCAGACTGACCTGCGGCACCGAATCAGCGGCCGCGTACCGGCAGGCAGGCGTGTGCCGCCAGCAGCAGGGACGTTTCAGGGAGGCACTCGGGAGCTTCCGGGCCGCGCTGCGGGCCGCGCGCGACGCAGGCGACAAAACGACCGAAGCGCGAGCGCTGGGCAACATCGGCTTGGTCTGGCAGATGAGGGGCCGCTTCGACAAGGCGCTCGACTATTACGAACAGAGCGCGGCGCTGAGCCGCGAGGCCGGCGACCGGTCCGGACTCGCGCGGCTGGACAGCAACAAGGGGCTGCTTCTCATCCGACGCGGGCAGCTCGCGGAGGCGCTTGTCTGTTTCGAGCGCGCCCGCGACACCTTCGCGCAACTCGGCGCCCGGCGGGAACTCGCCAGCGTTCTCGGCAACATCGCGCTCGTACTTCAGCGCGAGGGCGAACTGGACCAGGCTTCGGCCAGTCTTGAGCAGACCGCGGAAATCGCGCGGCAGACCGGCGACGTTCTGGTCGAGGCAAACGCGCTCGGCAACCTCGCGGGCATATTCCTCAAGAAAGGCGAACCCGACCGGGCGCTGGCAAGCTACGAGGCTGTCCTCAGCCTGCACGCGAAGGCCGGAGACGTTGCGGGCGAAGCGCGGGACCGCGTCGGTATCGGCAACGTGCTGGTGCTCAAACGGGAATACGAGAAGGCGGCCCAATACCTTGCCTCGGCGCTCAAGACCCTGCTGACCATCGGCACCGCCGACGGGCCGAGGGACTGCATATTCGGCCTGCGGCAGTGCTACATCGCGCTGGGGCCGCGGGACTTCGCGGCGGTCTGCGAGAAAGCCGGGCTGGAGCGCCGGACCGTGACCAACCTGCTTGCCCTGGTCGCCCGCGAACCCGGCAAGCCCCGCTATCCTTCGCTCTGGGTCGACCACGACGCGAAGAAGACCGCCGCCTCTTGACACACATCGGAAAACAAGAAGCATCCCCGGTATTCCCCAGGAGGCCCGCCTAGTTTCGTATTGTGTCCCCTTTTCTACCGCCTCAGGGGCGGGTAGCCCCTGAGGTGCGCGGTTTGGGGAAAACGCAGGACTGTGGGTAGACAGAGGCCTGACTCAGTCAGTGCTGGAGGCCATCCGCACGCAGGTCTTCAACATCGGTCCACCAACGCCCTGAGGCCACACTTCTCTTGGGCATTGGCCATTGAGCATTGATTGGGCATTGAATCTTGGGCCTTGGGCCTTTCCTCATTCATTGGGCCTTGAGCCTTGGTTCTTGGGCCTTCTCTCATTCAACGCTCATTCCTCCGCCGCTATGGTGCTCAATATCGGCGCACCAACGCCGTAGGCGGCCGTCAGCGCACCCTATCAGGACCTGTCAAATGCCAAGATTCGACCCCGGCCCCGCCCGAGAGCGCAAGCTCCTACTGCACTCGAAAGTAGGCGTTCGTCGCTTGACTTGCAGGTCTTTATACGGCATAGTTGAATCAGATGACGGTAATTCGCACAGCACTTCGCACTGAGCCTTCGATGACAGGTTTGGTGGTTTCGCACCCCCGGCCACCGCGCATAAGGACAGCGGCGGAGTTTCGAGCGCACCTAGAGACGTTCACTTTCTCCGACTCGCAGGCCAACCTGTTCACCACAGGCAGGCATGCAGTGGTCGAGACGTTCCTTGCCGAAGGGAGAAGTATCCCTCGCTACGTCAACGAATACTGGACTTCTGGTCAGCGGCAGGCTAACTCATTACACGAAATATCCTACCGGGCCTGCTTCAAGCCACAGCTTCCTCGGTTCTTTATCGAACGCCTCACAGACCCGGGTGATACAGTCTATGACCCCTTTGGAGGTCGGGGAACGACGGCGATAGAAGCAGCCCTTCTCGGCCGGAACGTCATCTCAAACGACATCAACCCGCTGAGCCGGATACTGACGGAACCTCGGCTATCCCCTCCGCATGTTGAGGAGGTGGCACGTCGGCTGGCGGGGATTCCAGTCCTTGCAGACGCGGCAGATAGGGCCGGCACTGA
The sequence above is a segment of the candidate division WOR-3 bacterium genome. Coding sequences within it:
- a CDS encoding M14 family zinc carboxypeptidase, translated to MFVKTLKFSAAALLAAGTALAGQTVVRVRATDYWQLYEHIPFKGTSIQIAGAVPGESYDLICDRAELALVTGCGLPSEVIIDDLDTRRLEAAELGFYCSYDSMKSILRNLASSYPAICKLDSFGPTHEGRWILGVKISDNPSLDEDEPEVMFMGQVHAREWAAGQVCRHIADTLVRNYAANTSFRDLVDNREIWVFPIVNADGFAYDYPSQRSWRKNRQPFGSSYGCDDNRDFNGVCSGNRMADWGSLVRGSRTSHLPSDETFFGASGAWGKEIGALCEFFKQRTIVACIEFHSYSELILWPYGHGENTPDNTYYSSLGQQVASRISKLSGGTYTPQRSDQLYPTNGGSDDWFYGWAHYIGGFPCMSFCCELGTTFYQSTTDLNKIQTEAFKGSFYLAQQASDIINSLEGTVPRPILAPIDSAFGDFTLHWTPIRPEQNHPTKWELEELSGLVVVEDGFESGTGKWTLQGASQSTSQKHSGTYSIYLGTGNNISNYAMTKDPYPVNPGDSLRYWIWYNTESNYDVTVAEVSLEGKEWFQLHDRLTGNSSGWIRKSFSLQPWAGKSVFIRFRYMTDDGTTNSGVYVDDVWPVPSFSNRTVISNSITDTLYQVTGRVPGRYYYRVRGYNAAWGWGDQGPLEDVVVGGSNIAEQAHTPHSRLELGPNPASGNVAVSFSIAHAGIAALSVYDASGRLVRRLVSLAEPGEHTLLWDRTDATGRRVPAGVYYVRLVSDQVITDRLVLVD
- a CDS encoding ATP-binding protein; its protein translation is MSKKPERTRSRAVFGIQGRILFWLLIVGIAPVVITSVLGHLTMTRSALEAAAERLVRISSETASAIDSRIRNLILEAGHLCTQSPAFQEEVVRAARSPRLSAAELARVWPADSARLTDALLASRVSQELVRFLHGHQGQFERLIVTDLSGVVLGASGPLPSLLFQSDSLLAGSQFNYTIDQELLEVVAQVVAPGGGPVVGILRAYSRTSDLQELIEDIKIGQTGFAALLASTGEVLFASPELEVGTRLGETGLVSRLTTEYPSWFQGRGLNNQTHSVIALAPVSVTRGPSHAKLGGASWVVLVEQSKAEVLAAPHQFGRIAVLVVLLTAAVVLVVGLFLSERVVQPLRRLRVGARQLADGRLDTNLDLRTGDEIEDLALEFMTMANRLTELHGSLERKVSQATQELDERNKSLQAILLALAEGLVVIGPDRRIVLWNRAAEQMTGFSATQAVGRPCDEVLRPASTDSATVCDLACRLLEPPLATPSPATPSTTSVLTAEGRVLPVGLSAAPLQDEAGRRTGCVIVLRDLSREQEMDRLKSDMVSIVSHELRTPLGPLIGFAELLRDNSLPEEKRRHYLDIIIEQARRLSGLVDNFLTLSQIEAGRFELHLEDTDLRRLAEDVIAIESAHAPMHRLRNEIPPDLPTVRADPDRIRRVIHNLVSNAIKYSPEGGTVTIAARPVGEEVEVSVSDQGVGIRREDLSRLFERFQRMHKEDLPDVRGTGLGLSICKSIVEEHGGTMRVESRYGKGSTFYFRLPRTGPAA
- a CDS encoding type II toxin-antitoxin system antitoxin SocA domain-containing protein — protein: MSNRQQSLGVRLRALRERQGLSQEALAGQLGIPRSSLSQVEAGRRNVTADELVRLADLLGVSCDVLLGLEKEPEVVLAKDAPARSAAGGMRISVPQKNLAKFREVLLYVLSRIGARPHVGETVLYKLLYFIDFDYYEKYEEQLIGATYVANKYGPTPVEFHKIVERMEKEGALVRVRNQHFQYEQRKYLPLREPDTSVLTGPELALIDDVLKRLGDMNAAQISAWSHNDVPWLGTKPGKVIPYEAVFYRVPPYSQREYAEAD
- a CDS encoding metal-dependent hydrolase encodes the protein MRRSTHVAVGAFAACGAELIRCFVNKEQVDWLKVAAAGLVGGCVAVAPDLLEPALHPNHRGLFHGLATGGAAVYGAVKNTKATAPDTWLRLLGRSAAIGYLSHLVLDATTPKGLPIVG
- a CDS encoding tetratricopeptide repeat protein, producing the protein MTGIIAGIIASVAAVAAAAVILYRSTPRQRARRARRSLEQGSAALAAGRLGRAARHFQQAGRLTCGTESAAAYRQAGVCRQQQGRFREALGSFRAALRAARDAGDKTTEARALGNIGLVWQMRGRFDKALDYYEQSAALSREAGDRSGLARLDSNKGLLLIRRGQLAEALVCFERARDTFAQLGARRELASVLGNIALVLQREGELDQASASLEQTAEIARQTGDVLVEANALGNLAGIFLKKGEPDRALASYEAVLSLHAKAGDVAGEARDRVGIGNVLVLKREYEKAAQYLASALKTLLTIGTADGPRDCIFGLRQCYIALGPRDFAAVCEKAGLERRTVTNLLALVAREPGKPRYPSLWVDHDAKKTAAS